The window ACTAGAGGCGAACGCGCTCGACCTGGAGAACGGCGAGACTAAAGGCCTTGAGCCTTACTATCTCGATCGCATGATGCTTGATCCCGACAGGCTTACCGCCATCGCTGACGACGTGCGAAGCGTGGCCGCTCTACCTGACCCCGTCGGCGAGACTATCGAAATGAAGACCATGGCAAACGGCCTGAACGTCGGCCGGCGGCGAGTGCCCCTTGGAGTCGTGGGCGTCATCTACGAGAGCAGGCCAAACGTCACGGCAGACATCTCGTCGCTGTGTCTCAAGTCAGGCAACGCCGTCATACTCAGGGGCGGCAGCGACACTATCAACTCCAACACGGCCATGGCCGAGGTCATTCGCGAGGCCATCGCCGACGCAGGGGCACCAGCGGATGCAGTGCAGTTGTTCAAGTCCACCGACCGGGAGCTGGTGGGCAGAATGCTGAGCGCAGACGAATACATAGACCTGCTGATTCCCAGGGGAGGTCAGGACCTCATCAACCGTGTGGCCAGCGAGGCCACAATGCCGGCCATTACCGGAGGAGTGGGAGTCTGCCACACATACGTCGACCGCGAGGCCGACATCGACATGGCTGTCGACATAGTCTTCAACGCCAAAGTGCAGCGGTACTCGGTATGCAACGCCATGGATACTGTGATCGTGC is drawn from Dehalococcoidia bacterium and contains these coding sequences:
- a CDS encoding glutamate-5-semialdehyde dehydrogenase; the encoded protein is MQTTVDELITKGKTARIAARQLAKVGGGVRTLALLNIADRLESSRDKILEANALDLENGETKGLEPYYLDRMMLDPDRLTAIADDVRSVAALPDPVGETIEMKTMANGLNVGRRRVPLGVVGVIYESRPNVTADISSLCLKSGNAVILRGGSDTINSNTAMAEVIREAIADAGAPADAVQLFKSTDRELVGRMLSADEYIDLLIPRGGQDLINRVASEATMPAITGGVGVCHTYVDREADIDMAVDIVFNAKVQRYSVCNAMDTVIVHSAAAPAFLPIMSHRFAEAGVEMRCDLRALSLVGPTNGVESPKVKPATDDDWTTEFLDLIAGVKIVDSLDEALEHIETYGSGHSDAIVTEDYSAAMRFMDEVDSSAVFVNCSTRFNDGGQFGLGAEVAISTSKFHARGPMGLRELTSYKWTVLGSGQIRS